One Ignavibacteria bacterium genomic window, GGTTCATTGCGCGACCTGCTAGGCATGATCCCTGGAGTGGACAAGGCCATGCGCGACGTGCAGATCGATGACAAGGCCTTTGGACGAGTTGAGGCGATCATCCTTTCGATGACGAAGGACGAACGCGTGAATCCAAGAGTACTCAATGGCAGCCGCCGCAAGCGCATCGCCGCAGGCAGTGGAACTTCCATTCAGGACGTGAACAGACTCATCAAGCAATTCGAAGACATGCAGAAAATGATGCGGAACATGACGAAGGGTAAGATGGCCAACATGATGGGCAACCGTCAGCAGCAGTCTCCCCTCGGCATGCGTCGCGGTTGACATTGATCCAATTTCTTTTTTTTCACACCACTACGTCCCCTAAGGAGACATCATGGTAAAACTCCGCTTGCGTCGCCGCGGTCGTAAGAAGCACCCCTTCTATGACATCGTTGCGATCGACGGACGCGCTCGTCGAGACGGCGCTTCGATCGAACGGGTCGGCTATATCGACCCAATGACAAACCCAAAGAACGTTGTTCTTGATGCATCACGTGCGCTCTATTGGCTCAACGTGGGTGCTCAGCCAACAGACATCGTTCATCAGATCCTCAGCCGCGAAGGAGTTCTCCTCCGCCGTCACCTTGGTTTCAAGGGCAAGACGGAAGAAGAGATCGAAGCCGCCGTTGCACAACATAAGGCTGTTGCGCAGTCTCGCTACGACCGCCTTAAGAAGCGTCGTGCAGACCGCGATAAGGCACGCGCAGAAGCTGCCAAGGCACCTGTTGTTGAAGCAGCTCCTGAAGTAGCCCCTGTTGCAGAAGCAGCTCCTGAAGTAGCTCCTGTTGCAGAAGCAGCTCCTGAAGTAGCTCCTGTTGCAGAAGCAGCTCCTGAAGCAGCTCCTGAAGCTCCAGCCGCAGAATAACTCTTCATTCAGATACTCAACCAAGAGCGCGTTCATCACCCGATGGACGCGCTCTTTCTTTAAATTCCCTCATGCTGCATCCAACGATATCAGAACGCTACGTGCAACACCGCCGGGTTTATGCTCGCTTGTTGCGTCTCGCTTTTACGCTGGCAGGCCTCTATTGGTTTGTGATCTATACGCTGCCTCTTGAGCAGCACATGTCACTTCGGGCCGGTCAGTCGATGATCTACTTCATTCTGATGACGCTCTGGGGTTTGGATTATATGCGCGAGCAACGCAGGCTCACGGTGATCATTGAAGCAGCAAATGGGAAGGGGCTTCCCCCTGATCAGGTCACGTTTTCTGACGTGGCCAGGTACGAATCGCTCTTTTCAATGTTCGTTCCTCGCAGGGGTTTCTGGGGAACTGTTGTTCCAATGATCTTCACGCTCGGACTCCCCGCAGCTCTCATTCTAGTGGTGCTCCAATACGTGCGAGTTTTCGCAGCCTTCTAGGGTCGCACGCGTTCCAACGAAGGGCCGTACACGCTATCTTTCGGCTTCCCTTTCCGGAGATAGAACGATGCTGCGCAGCCCCCTTTCAAGTGCTATTGCGTTTCTCATAGCGGTGCTTACTGTTGATGCTTCGGCACGGCTTGATACAGTACGACTCGACAACGGGACGGCAGGGTCAGCGAATTCGGTTCGTGCCCAGTGGGAAGAGTCTGTTATCCTCAGTCCCGAACGTCCATGCCACGTCAAGAAGATCCTCGTTTACTACGGCGCAGGCACCGGAAGCGATGAGATCCGCATCACCGGCGACGCATCTGAAGGCACGATCCCACCCTCACAGTATTGCTTCTCGTACAACACCCTCGTTGCTCAGACGGTAAACGTCACAAAGACAGGATGGGTTGAGGTTGATGTGAGCGCGCACGGACTCGTCATCGGTGGATACGATCGCATTGTCGTGCAGCACCTACTTCGAACAGGTGGTCCGGTCTGGGCTCAGGACAACAACGGGATGACGGCCGTTACCTCGTTTCTCTACGACCCGATCTCCCCGAATCCGAATTTCTATAACATCCCGGGTATCTACTACCGTGCCACCGGCGACTACATGGTTCGGCTCGTTGTTGAGGACGTTCATGAGTTCCGTCCTGCTCCCCAATTCAGTGATGTCTCGGCAGAAATGGGGCTCACCAATACCGACGGATCAGCTATCCGATCGGATCAGGCCACCGTGGTCGACTGGGATAACGACGGATTCGACGACGTATGCCTCGGAGCGTTTTACTTCCACAACGACAGCGGTGTTCGATTCACGCGGGTAACACTTCCGATGGCAGGCGGCCCAACATCGTGGGGAGACGTGGATAACGATGGAGACATGGACTGTTTTGTAGCCGCAGGTAACTTATCCGACCAACTATGGCGCAATGATGGCAACGGGGTCTTTGTTGACGTCACATCTGCATCGTTTGTCACGAATGACGCACCAACTGTAACAGCGCTTTGGTTTGATATGGATCACGATGGAGATCTCGATCTTTTTCTCGCAAACGGCCGTAGAGAAGTGAACGGTCAGGAAACCTACTTCCAAGACAAGCTCTTGCGCAATAATGGCGCTATGCAATTCTCCGACGTCACAACATCATCCCAACTAGCATTGGGAGAACCAAGCCCGTTCTATGATACATGGGGCGCATCATTGTGTGACTTCAATAGCGATGGATGGACCGACATCTTCGTTGCGACATATCGGTTAGCGCCTGATCGCTTATATCGCAACAACATGAATGGAACGTTCACCGAGGTCTCGCAACAGACAGGTGCTATTGGCATCGCTACAACCCAGCCACAGTACTTCGGACATGGCATGGGCAGTGATTGGGCAGATATCGACAACGATGGAGACCTTGACCTAGCCGTTGGCAACCTTGGTCACCCCGATTCACGCGCTCAGTACTCAAACCCATCACTTATTCTCCGCAATACCGGTAGCAACGCGTCACCATCCTTCACAAATTGGTACGGAACAGATGCCCAAGGCATCCTGCGCTGGCATGGTGTGAAGTTCCGTGAAATGAATGCCGGGATGTGTTTTGGAGACCTTGACCACGATGGCAGTTCGGATCTCTGGCACGGTCAGATATCGTATGAAGCCTTTGGTGCCGGCGCGAACCGTCCCGCCCACCTCTACTATGGTTCAACAACCCCCAACACGCCCTTTGTTGACCGCGCATGGGAGCAAGGGCTCTTTATCCATGGTGCATGGACCGCTGTACGTTTCGATGTCGATCGCGATGGAGATCTCGACCTTCTTTGCGCCAGCGGCACAGAGAACATTAAACTCTTCCGCAATGACGTTGCGAAACTCGGCAACAGCATCACCCTCCGTCTTCGTGATGCCTCTGCATCCTCACATCGCGACGCATACGGTGCCCATGCAACGATCTATGCAGGGGGCAAGCAATACCATCGATGGATGCCCGGCACGGTATCCGGTGGACGCATGTCGCAAATGTCACAAGACCTCCACGTTGGCATTGGACGGAGCACGATCGACAGCGTCGTTGTTGTGTGGCCGAATGGCTCGCGTACATCGTACACAACAGCTACCGAGAATGGTGCGTGGATCGTGGCAAAGAACGGATCAGTGTCGCCTCTCACGCAACCACGCGCACTACAACTGGCACCAGCTACCGGATCGATCGATCACGCTTCGCCCGTCATCTTGCAGTGGACCGGTCCTCGGGGTTCCATCTACGATGTTGTGATCGGGCTCAAGCCGGACTTCAATCAGCCACTGCGCGATGTAATGGGAGCTGCAAGCGATACGATCATCTTCAATAACGGCACACCCGGAACTACATACTTCTGGCGGGTACGTCTGAGTGGTCAAAAGTGGTCGCCAACATGGAACTTCACCATCGGTCGTCCGGCAGCTCTCCCTGTACAACTCGAGACCCCTGCTCACCAAGCCATCAACGTGCCCACCATCGCACCACTCGTTTGGCATAAGGCAACCTATGCGGGTAGCCTGTCGCTTCCATTGACCTACACCGTAGAGCTTGCATCAGATCCAAACTTCTCGGAGAACCTACAACGACTTGTTGGCGTAGTAGACACAACGGTAACTGCCACCGGAATCGGCACCGCCTCTGTCCAGTATTGGCGTGTGCGTGCTGACAACCAATGGCAGAACGGCATTTGGTCCAACGTTCGAAAGTTCACCACGTATGATGTACCCGGAAGCATCGAACTCGTTTTCCCGGCGAACAATGCAACGAATGTCACTACCCGTCCGCGATTCACCTGGAACCGCAATGCCTTCGTTGATCGCGGATATGAAGTTGAGGTAGACACAGTAGAGACGTTTGCAACCGCTGTAAAACGCAAGGCAGGAGACACCTCACTGGCCATCACGCCCCCTCTCAAACCTTCCAAGACCTACTATTGGCATGTACGAGGAACGAACACAGCAGGAAGCGGAGAGTTCAGCAGCACCTACACGTTCAACACCGCATCAACAACGTCAGTGGATGAGGGGGCGATGGAGATCAACACCACGATACAGACGATAGAGCTCTACGATGTACTCGGAAGACTGATAACATCAGGTTCTATCGAAGACAGACCAGAGATGCTCGGACGCAGCCACGGTCTTGTCTTGTGTGTTGAACGTTCGGCATCTGGGAGCGTCATCAGGTCCTATACAACGTTCCGGTAACTGAACAACTGCGTAACTTCGCGGTCATGTTCAACGCAATAACAGCAGCCCGTCAGATCATTCGTCCGCTCCTGAGGCGTGATGCTCCCGAATACGCATCGATGATCTCTCTCATCGTTTGTATTGTGATGGCCGCTGTTTCACTTGTGATCGGCCTCGTTCAGCGGTCCTTGATCGTGCAAACGAACGGATACATCACACTGATCGACATCGGGAACTCGCTGCTGTTCCTTGCGGCCGTTCAACGCTCCATGCGCGATCCGGACATGACCTTCAACTACGGATACGGCAAGTATGAAAGCCTAGCGATCCTTGTAAGTGCGAATCTCCTCATCGTCCTCACGATCTTCACGATCAGCGAGGCTGTGCTGATCTTCCAAACGCCACCGGTTGACCAGAACTCCTATCTCTTGCTAACATGGAGCGCTGCATCATTCTTTGTGATGCGTTTCACCGGCAGACTTCTGAATACGTATGCGAATCGTTTTCACATGCCCATGCTCAAGTACGATGCAGAGCTGTGGCGTGTTGATTCATGGATCGAGATCGGCGTGTTTGCCAGCCTCATCGTAAGTGGCGTACTCCAGTACCTCGGACAATATTCCATTGGTGCGGTGCTTGACGGCATCGTCTCCATTGGAATGCTCATCGTTGCCATCCAAGTTCCGCTGAAACACGGGAGCGAGGCATTCCGTCAGTTACTTGACAGAACGCTGCCGGACGAGATGCAGTACGAGATCCTCGCTGTGATCGCTGAGAATCACGACCGAATGTGCGAGTTCAAAAGTGTTCACACACGCCAGTCCGGCAAGGACATCTTCATAGAGATCGATCTTGTGATGCCGTTTGACTATACACTCGAGCATCTATATCAGCTAGAAGCGGATATTCTCAAGGGGCTTCATCAGAAGTTTCCAACGGCTATCCCGCGTGTATACGTTACGCCGTGCGATCACCAGTGTGAACACGCGGGCACAACTACGTGTCCGGTGAAGAAAGCCATTCAGCCCCCTACTTACCTCGCTTGACCTCGATCTGTACTGTACGGCTGAGGAAACGTTCTTCCGGTGTAGCGTAGGATTCAATACCTGGTGGGAATCGGTCCGTACGGATCTCATTACACGCCAGATCCACACGCTTCTTGAGGTGTTTCTTGATCGTGGAACAGACGGCATCGGCGCGCTTCTGGGAAAGCTTCTTATTGAACTCCGCGTTCCCAAGCATGTCGGCATACCCACGAACTACCACCGTTGAACCAGCAGGGACGTTCTCGATAAACGTCTTGATCTGTTCTTCTGCGATCGGCGTGATCTCATCGCTGGCCACATCAAAGAGCGTTAGTGTAAGGCGCTCCAACTCGATCTTTGTTGTGTCCTTCTTAACGGCGAGCTTAGTGACAGCCGTTGCAGACACTCCACGGATCGCATTCACCTTCAGCTTCACATCCACCGGTTTGCCATCCTGCATTAGGTCGGCTGTTGCCGGCGTAAGGACCTGTGTGACTTGTCCGGGCACGCCCTTGCCGGACTGTGAGAACACCACCGTGGACCCCGATGTTGCTTCAAGTGTCCAATCTGTGAGGTACTGCTGACTCGTTCCAAACGGATCGAACATGATCTTCGGCGGATCCACTGTTTGTGCTTCATTGAATCTGCGTTTGGCTACAGAACTGAGCAAGGCAAGATCATTGGTCAGGATCTCAACGCGACGATTCTCCGAGTACCCTTCTTCTGACTGTTGTCGAGTTGCACGTTCAGGAGCGCACGAGCCACTTGCCGTTTCAACCGAGATCCGATCTCCGCTCACGCCCCAGACACGAACAAGGTAGTCCTTCACAGCTGTTGCACGTTTTTTCGCAAGATCACAATCAGCTCCTTCCGTGGTAGGGTCTGATGTTCCGCGCAACCTGATCGTGGCATTTGGCATGTTCTTCATCCGCTCGCCAACGATGTTCAGGATCTCGCGGTGCACGGCTGTAGTTCGAGGCGCAACTGCCGACGCATCGTATTCCTTAGGATCCGCCACTTGATGATAGCGGAAGGACAACGAAATGGATTGGGCCTCGAAGAACACAACGGGGAGAATAGGAAGAGCTTCTGTGATGAATTGCGTTGAGACATTGATCGTAAAGATGTCCTTCAGTGCACCTGACGCTTCAACGGCCTTGGCAGCGATCTTGGCATAGATGATCGGAGGGGGCGGACTGAACACTGTATCTGTGCGATAGGCCCGATCGGTGATCGTAACCAAGTCTGTAGCAACCACGGTATCCGTGACGATTCGTTCTTGCCCCGGTACTCGGCGACGTTCAGCATCTGGTGCGATGTCTACGATCACGGAGTCCACAAACTCTTCACGTCTGCGCTCCACCGGCGTTGGAGGCTCTGGTGCGTTAAGAGACATCGCGATGCTAGCGCCAACGCGCAGCATGTTCGCTTTCCAGTCCTGACCCTCTACGATATCACTAAGGCCGATGGTATAGAGGATCTCCGGCGTAAGGACAACGGAGTGGTTCTCTGTGAGGGGGATATCATACCCGAGGCCCACGACTGCACCGAGCTGTGGCGATGACAGTCCCGTGATGTCGGCATTAACTGTTTCATTCCGCACGCGGCGTCCATTCTCAAACGTGCCGGTACCAGGAACGATAAGAGTTTCTTCTTGAGTGAACGTTGGTTGGGACATGATCCCGGCCGATGCACCAAGCATAAGACGCAGCGGGTCGAACACGCGAATGTCCACGAGGAACTCACCGCCGAGCCACGACATGCGTGCATCAAGGGAATGGCGCGTTACGCCCTCCGTGGCACCTGAAACAAAGATGTTTTCATCTGTCTCAAACGTTCCGTTGTAGGACGCAAAGGTTCCGCGCAATGTGAGTCGAAATGTCTTCGTAACCTCTTGACGAATGAACGCAGAAATGGCCGGACCAAAACT contains:
- the rpsP gene encoding 30S ribosomal protein S16 is translated as MMVKLRLRRRGRKKHPFYDIVAIDGRARRDGASIERVGYIDPMTNPKNVVLDASRALYWLNVGAQPTDIVHQILSREGVLLRRHLGFKGKTEEEIEAAVAQHKAVAQSRYDRLKKRRADRDKARAEAAKAPVVEAAPEVAPVAEAAPEVAPVAEAAPEVAPVAEAAPEAAPEAPAAE
- a CDS encoding CRTAC1 family protein, with the protein product MLRSPLSSAIAFLIAVLTVDASARLDTVRLDNGTAGSANSVRAQWEESVILSPERPCHVKKILVYYGAGTGSDEIRITGDASEGTIPPSQYCFSYNTLVAQTVNVTKTGWVEVDVSAHGLVIGGYDRIVVQHLLRTGGPVWAQDNNGMTAVTSFLYDPISPNPNFYNIPGIYYRATGDYMVRLVVEDVHEFRPAPQFSDVSAEMGLTNTDGSAIRSDQATVVDWDNDGFDDVCLGAFYFHNDSGVRFTRVTLPMAGGPTSWGDVDNDGDMDCFVAAGNLSDQLWRNDGNGVFVDVTSASFVTNDAPTVTALWFDMDHDGDLDLFLANGRREVNGQETYFQDKLLRNNGAMQFSDVTTSSQLALGEPSPFYDTWGASLCDFNSDGWTDIFVATYRLAPDRLYRNNMNGTFTEVSQQTGAIGIATTQPQYFGHGMGSDWADIDNDGDLDLAVGNLGHPDSRAQYSNPSLILRNTGSNASPSFTNWYGTDAQGILRWHGVKFREMNAGMCFGDLDHDGSSDLWHGQISYEAFGAGANRPAHLYYGSTTPNTPFVDRAWEQGLFIHGAWTAVRFDVDRDGDLDLLCASGTENIKLFRNDVAKLGNSITLRLRDASASSHRDAYGAHATIYAGGKQYHRWMPGTVSGGRMSQMSQDLHVGIGRSTIDSVVVVWPNGSRTSYTTATENGAWIVAKNGSVSPLTQPRALQLAPATGSIDHASPVILQWTGPRGSIYDVVIGLKPDFNQPLRDVMGAASDTIIFNNGTPGTTYFWRVRLSGQKWSPTWNFTIGRPAALPVQLETPAHQAINVPTIAPLVWHKATYAGSLSLPLTYTVELASDPNFSENLQRLVGVVDTTVTATGIGTASVQYWRVRADNQWQNGIWSNVRKFTTYDVPGSIELVFPANNATNVTTRPRFTWNRNAFVDRGYEVEVDTVETFATAVKRKAGDTSLAITPPLKPSKTYYWHVRGTNTAGSGEFSSTYTFNTASTTSVDEGAMEINTTIQTIELYDVLGRLITSGSIEDRPEMLGRSHGLVLCVERSASGSVIRSYTTFR
- a CDS encoding cation diffusion facilitator family transporter → MFNAITAARQIIRPLLRRDAPEYASMISLIVCIVMAAVSLVIGLVQRSLIVQTNGYITLIDIGNSLLFLAAVQRSMRDPDMTFNYGYGKYESLAILVSANLLIVLTIFTISEAVLIFQTPPVDQNSYLLLTWSAASFFVMRFTGRLLNTYANRFHMPMLKYDAELWRVDSWIEIGVFASLIVSGVLQYLGQYSIGAVLDGIVSIGMLIVAIQVPLKHGSEAFRQLLDRTLPDEMQYEILAVIAENHDRMCEFKSVHTRQSGKDIFIEIDLVMPFDYTLEHLYQLEADILKGLHQKFPTAIPRVYVTPCDHQCEHAGTTTCPVKKAIQPPTYLA
- a CDS encoding OmpA family protein; translated protein: MKHPLCRRLLLALCFFFVPLIASAQWWKVTRPEDVWLFQIGMSADLNMVMHSGDFVLPQAPTCCVGYTSAQSFGPAISAFIRQEVTKTFRLTLRGTFASYNGTFETDENIFVSGATEGVTRHSLDARMSWLGGEFLVDIRVFDPLRLMLGASAGIMSQPTFTQEETLIVPGTGTFENGRRVRNETVNADITGLSSPQLGAVVGLGYDIPLTENHSVVLTPEILYTIGLSDIVEGQDWKANMLRVGASIAMSLNAPEPPTPVERRREEFVDSVIVDIAPDAERRRVPGQERIVTDTVVATDLVTITDRAYRTDTVFSPPPPIIYAKIAAKAVEASGALKDIFTINVSTQFITEALPILPVVFFEAQSISLSFRYHQVADPKEYDASAVAPRTTAVHREILNIVGERMKNMPNATIRLRGTSDPTTEGADCDLAKKRATAVKDYLVRVWGVSGDRISVETASGSCAPERATRQQSEEGYSENRRVEILTNDLALLSSVAKRRFNEAQTVDPPKIMFDPFGTSQQYLTDWTLEATSGSTVVFSQSGKGVPGQVTQVLTPATADLMQDGKPVDVKLKVNAIRGVSATAVTKLAVKKDTTKIELERLTLTLFDVASDEITPIAEEQIKTFIENVPAGSTVVVRGYADMLGNAEFNKKLSQKRADAVCSTIKKHLKKRVDLACNEIRTDRFPPGIESYATPEERFLSRTVQIEVKRGK